In Ostrea edulis chromosome 10, xbOstEdul1.1, whole genome shotgun sequence, one genomic interval encodes:
- the LOC125666477 gene encoding uncharacterized protein LOC125666477 — MDDINDNMEIGSNRNDNAIHVKTSRKDNTAIYLLNRHDKSSYVRSTDNYVRTRGNYVRILGNYVRKPSNYVRKPGNYVRKPGKYARKPGNYVGTTDNYDRTPANYNRTPATYNRRINSYNTTTPTNDDKCFSVYHSTICLNVVKFDIFTRLRVPML, encoded by the exons ATGGATGACATTAATGACAACATGGAAATCGGAAGCAACAGAAATGATAACGCAATCCACGTTAAGACCAGCAGAAAAGACAACACAGCAATCTACCTTCTCAACAGGCACGACAAAAGTAGCTACGTCAGATCAACAGACAACTACGTCAGAACACGTGGTAACTACGTCAGAATACTTGGAAATTACGTCAGAAAACCTAGCAATTACGTCAGAAAACCTGGCAATTACGTCAGAAAACCAGGCAAGTACGCCAGAAAACCAGGCAACTACGTCGGAACAACAGACAATTACGACAGAACACCAGCCAACTACAACAGAACACCAGCCACGTACAACAGACGCATCAATAGCTACAACACAACAACACCAACTAACGATGACAAATGTTTCAGTGTCTACCACTCAACTATCTGTCTCAATGTCGTCAAGTTCGACATCTTCACCAG GTTGCGAGTGCCCATGCTCTAG